The Mauremys reevesii isolate NIE-2019 linkage group 13, ASM1616193v1, whole genome shotgun sequence genome contains a region encoding:
- the LOC120381315 gene encoding protein mono-ADP-ribosyltransferase PARP14-like isoform X2, whose translation MPGSRLPSASGRRPRCCMGWSNGSTWPWPVGVPSVWPPTSGWRRRTPAGSAGWRSSGMDSGRRSTCSRKWPLCGAPGPPSASAGRSACGVRVLTGQFTQGKENMVLPPEKPDGGGRYDSVVNVVSRPSIFVTFFDDLTYPEYLITFRGTRPPLN comes from the exons ATGCCAGGATCCAGGCTGCCCAGCGCCAGCGGGCGGAGGCCGAGGTGCTGTATGGGCTGGTCAAATGGCAGCACCTGGCCCTGGCCGGTTGGCGTCCCCTCAGTGTGGCCACCAACCAGCGGCTGGAGACGGCGTACGCCAGCGGGGAGCGCCGGGTGGAGATCGAGTGGGATGGACAGCGGGCGGAGATCGACCTGCTCAAGGAAGTGGCCGTTGTGCGGGGCACCGGGGCCCCCATCCGCCTCCGCCGGGAGATCTGCCTGTGGG GTGCGGGTGCTGACGGGGCAGTTCACCCAGGGCAAGGAGAACATGGTGCTACCTCCGGAGAAGCCGGATGGGGGCGGGCGTTACGACAGCGTGGTCAACGTGGTCTCCCGCCCCAGCATCTTCGTCACCTTCTTCGACGACCTCACCTACCCCGAGTACCTCATCACCTTCCGGGGCACCAGGCCGCCCCTGAACTGA
- the LOC120381315 gene encoding protein mono-ADP-ribosyltransferase PARP15-like isoform X1, whose product MGESLVRLVELAEGSEEYREVAEGFKRTAPGYCILNIQRVQNQVLWVSYCWQRRWMEEKNPPGELNERLLYHGTRPENRHSIQEIGLRITCRKVGIYGQGLYFAAEAARSADYAKPDAHGHRFMFQVRVLTGQFTQGKENMVLPPEKPDGGGRYDSVVNVVSRPSIFVTFFDDLTYPEYLITFRGTRPPLN is encoded by the exons ATGGGCGAGAGCCTGGTGAGGCTGGTGGAGCTGGCAGAGGGCTCGGAAGAGTACCGGGAGGTGGCCGAGGGGTTCAAGCGGACGGCCCCAGGCTACTGCATCCTCAAT ATCCAGAGGGTGCAGAACCAGGTCCTGTGGGTCTCCTACTGCTGGCAGCGCCGCTGGATGGAGGAGAAGAACCCACCGGGCGAGCTCAACGAGCGTCTCCTCTACCACGGCACGCGGCCAGAGAACCGGCACTCCATCCAGGAGATCGGCCTCCGGATCACCTGCCgcaagg TGGGAATCTACGGCCAGGGCCTGTACTTCGCGGCGGAGGCTGCGCGGTCAGCGGACTACGCTAAGCCCGATGCCCACGGGCACCGCTTTATGTTCCAGGTGCGGGTGCTGACGGGGCAGTTCACCCAGGGCAAGGAGAACATGGTGCTACCTCCGGAGAAGCCGGATGGGGGCGGGCGTTACGACAGCGTGGTCAACGTGGTCTCCCGCCCCAGCATCTTCGTCACCTTCTTCGACGACCTCACCTACCCCGAGTACCTCATCACCTTCCGGGGCACCAGGCCGCCCCTGAACTGA
- the LOC120379817 gene encoding zinc finger protein 664-like — MAQGSPPVMLTPAGLAARGCPQQGGASAPQQQEGDGDGGHRASGDVRPDVWWEEAHGDTGTLSDLGVRRKGGQAVGEGEQTRPGGLAAPARPRRYGCSVCGKAFSQSSTLIVHRRSHSGERPYACEECGRAFAQSSGLAKHRRVHTGERPHPCPECGRRFGKRSNLAVHRRAHTGERPFPCPACPKAFARRADLAVHGRTHTGERPYRCADCGKGFSTGSNLAQHRRTHQPDRPYRCAQCGKGFPGSSELLRHWRSHTGERPYHCGICGLAFAHSTVHRRHQRAHLEESPYRCGDCGRSFAQRSDMVVHGRTHTGERPYRCPDCPKAFAQSSHLATHRRSHTGERPYRCPDCPKAFAQSSALTVHRRTHTGEQPYACGECGRRFHRSSNLIRHQRTHTAERPFACPQCGRRFHRRSNMVVHQRTHSRAKGLCPPAAGDSARWEALETESPSPMPTATGTR, encoded by the coding sequence ATGGCCCAGGGGTCCCCTCCCGTGATGTTGACCCCGGCTGGGCTGGCGGCCCGAGGATGCCCGCAGCAGGGTGGAGCCAgtgccccccagcagcaggagggggatgGCGACGGCGGGCACCGGGCCAGTGGAGACGTGCGGCCGGATGTGTGGTGGGAAGAGGCGCATGGAGACACGGGGACGCTTTCAGATCTGGGTGTCCGAAGGAAGGGGGGCCAggccgtgggggagggggagcagaccAGGCCTGGGGGACTGGCCGCCCCAGCGCGCCCCCGGCGGTACGGGTGCAGCGTGTGCGGCAAGGCCTTCTCACAAAGCTCCACGCTGATCGTGCATCGGCGATCGCACTCGGGCGAGCGCCCCTACGCCTGCGAGGAGTGTGGCCGTGCCTTCGCCCAGAGCTCGGGCCTGGCCAAGCACCGGCGGGTGCACACAGGCGAGCGCCCCCACCCTTGCCCCGAGTGCGGACGGCGCTTTGGCAAACGCTCGAACCTGGCAGTGCACCGGCGGGCCCACACCGGTGAgcgccccttcccctgccccgcctgccccAAGGCCTTCGCCCGGCGCGCCGACCTGGCTGTGCATGGCCGCACCCACACTGGGGAGCGGCCCTACCGCTGCGCCGATTGCGGCAAGGGCTTCAGCACTGGCTCCAACCTCGCGCAGCACCGGCGCACGCACCAGCCCGATCGGCCTTACCGCTGCGCCCAGTGCGGGAAGGGCTTTCCTGGCAGCTCGGAGCTGCTGCGCCACTGGCGCtcccacaccggggagcggccctacCATTGTGGCATCTGCGGCCTGGCCTTCGCCCACAGCACGGTGCACCGGCGCCACCAGCGGGCCCACCTGGAGGAGTCGCCCTACCGCTGCGGAGACTGCGGGCGCAGCTTCGCCCAGCGCTCTGACATGGTGGTGCACGGCCGCACCCACACCGGCGAGCGCCCCTACCGCTGCCCCGACTGCCCCAAGGCCTTTGCCCAAAGCTCCCACCTGGCCACCCACCGGCGCAGCCACACCGGCGAGCGCCCCTACCGCTGCCCCGACTGCCCCAAGGCCTTTGCCCAGAGCTCGGCCCTCACCGTGCACCGGCGCACCCACACCGGCGAGCAGCCCTACGCCTGCGGCGAATGCGGCCGACGCTTCCACCGCAGCTCCAATCTTATCCGTCACCAGCGCACCCATACGGCCGAGCGCCCCTTCGCCTGCCCGCAGTGCGGCCGACGCTTCCACCGCCGCTCCAACATGGTGGTGCACCAGCGCACCCACTCCCGGGCCAAGGGGCTCTGCCCGCCGGCTGCCGGGGACTCTGCCCGCTGGGAGGCCTTGGAGACAGAGAGCCCTAGCCCTATGCCCACAGCCACAGGGACTAGAtag